TCAAGGCGCATTCGGTGCCCGGGGTGGTGGACCAGATGCAGCCGCTGTTGGGGCCGGACACCGCGATCGTGACCGGGGTCAACGGCATTCCTTACTGGTACTTCTACAAGCACGGCGGCGAGCTGGCCGGGCGCACGCTGGAGAGCGTCGATCCCGGCGGGCGCCAGTGGCAGCGCCTGGGGCCCGAGCGGGCGATCGGCTGCGTGGTCTATCCGGCCGCCGAAATCGTCGCGCCGGGCGTGATCAAGCATGTCTATGGCAAGAAGTTTCCGCTGGGCGAGCCGGACGGCAGCCGCTCCGCGCGCGTGACCGCGCTCAGCGAGATGATGATGGCGGCCGACCTCGACGCCCCCGTGCGCGACAACATCCGCGACGAGATCTGGCTCAAGCTGTGGGGCAACCTGTGCTTCAACCCGATCAGCGCGCTGACCCACGCCACGCTCGATGTCATCACCGCCGACCCCGCCACGCGCGCGCTGTCGCGCCAGATGATGGTGGAAGCGCAGGGCATCGCCGAGCGCTTCGGGGTGAAATTCCGGGTCGACGTGGAGCGGCGCATCGACGGCGCCGGCGCCGTGGGCGCGCACAAGACCTCGATGCTGCAGGACCTGGAGGCGGGGCGGGCCATGGAAATCGACCCGCTGCTGACGGTGGTGCAGGAAATGGGGCGGCTGGTGGGCGCGCCGACGCCGATGTGCGACGCGGTGCTCGGGCTGATCAAGCAACGCGACGCGATGGCGAAGCTTGCCGCCTAGGAGCAGGGGACGCCGCCGGGTCGGGCGTTCCCGGGGGCGCGAGCCGGGCGAGTGAGGTGATGCTTGCCCGGCTCGCGAAACCGGAAGGCAGGGCGATTGTGATATACCATATACGACAGGCCGCGCACTGCTTTTGTGCCGATGCATGTGGACCGCGCATCGTTTGATGCGTTTTCATAATGGGTCAGGCGTTTTTGCTAAGCTGTGCAGCAATGCGGCGGGCTGCCATTCCGGCTGCCCGGCCGCCGGTCTCACACGAGCTCATTCATGTCTGCGCAAAGCCAATCCATCGTCCAGCCCAACGGGCTGGCCCTGTCGGTACAACCGATCAACGCCGGCGCCAGCCTGCGCGACCAGGCCTACGCCATGCTGCGGCAGGCCATCGCCGACGCCGACATCTACCAGTCGCGCGACGAGATCCGGCTGGATGAACGGGTGCTGAGCGAGGCCATGGGCGTCAGCCGCACGCCGATCCGCGAGGCCATGACGCTGCTGGAGCAGGAGGGCTTCCTGCGCACCGTGCCGCGGCGGGGCATCTACATCATGCGCAAGACCAAGCGCGAGATCGTCGAGATGATCCAGATGTGGGCCGCGCTCGAAAGCATGGCGGCGCGGCTGGCCACCGAGAACGCCACCGACGCCGAGATCGCGCAGCTGCGCAGCATGTTCGACAGCTTCCGCGATTCCACCCCGGCCGAGCATATCGAAGAGTATTCCGACGCCAATATCGCGTTCCACCAGGCGATCGTGCAGCTGTCCAAGTCGCAGATCATCATGGACACGATCCGCAACATCTTTATCCACGTGCGCGCCATCCGGAAGATGACGATCTCGCAGAGCGACCGCGCGGCACGCTCGATCGTGGATCACCTGCGCATCATCGAGGCGCTGGAAAGGCGGGACACCGAACTGGCGGAGCGGCTGGTGCGGCAGCATTCGCTGGACCTCGCTGACTATGTGGAGAAGCACTGCGATTTCCTGGACTGAAGCAGCCAGGAACCCGGCTCAAGAACGGCGGACTTCGGTCCGCCGTTTTGCTTTCTTGCCCGCAATGGCGTGGGCGAGGTCATTTCGCTAAATGGTGTGTGATATATCAATGTGAAAAGCGGCGCCGCCTTTATACCAGCATGGCCCTGAAATCGCTCTCTCTTATGTGCTGAAGGACCAGACTGCGGCTCACTGTTGCGCCGCATCGTCGATATTTCCGCCGTAAGCGCCAAACTCCCCTTGCTCTCTTCTGATATATCACATACCGTATGTCATCAGAGACTACAAATCGCGGAAGAGGAGACGCTTCGCAATGGAAACCAAAGCCCTGCAAGGAGTGCGCATCCTGGACATGACCCACGTCCAGGCGGGCCCGTCGGCGACGCAGTTGATGGCGTGGCTGGGCGCCGACGTGATCAAGGTGGAGATGCCGGGACGCGGCGACATCACGCGCAGCCAGCTGCGCGATGTGCCCAACGCCGACAGCCTGTACTTCACCATGCTCAACTCGAACAAGCGCAGCCTGACGCTGAATATGAAAACGCCCGAAGGCAAGGCGCTGCTCGAAGACCTGATCCAGCGCAGCGACGTGCTGATCGAGAACTTCGGCCCCGGCGTGCTGGCGCGCGCGGGTTTCGACTGGGACCACATGCAGGACCTGAACCCGCGGCTGGTCTATGCCTCGATCAAGGGCTTCGGCCCGGGCCCGTACGCCGACTGCAAGGCCTACGAGAACGTGGCGCAGTGCATGGGCGGCTCGGCTTCCACGACCGGCGACGCCGACGGCGTGCCGACCGTGACCGGCGCGCAGATCGGCGATTCCGGCACCGGCGTGCATGCCGTGGTCGGCATCCTGGCCGCGCTGCTGCACCGCGAGCACACCGGCCGCGGCCAGCGCGTGGAAGTGGCGATGCAGGACGCGGTGCTGAACCTGTGCCGGGTCAAGCTGCGCGACCAGCAGCGCCTGGCCAATGGGCCGCTGCGCGAATATCCCAACGAAGAGTTCGGCGACCACGTGCCGCGCGCGGGCAATGCCTCGGGCGGCGGGCAGCCGGGCGCGGCGCTGCGCTGCGCGCCGGGCGGTCCCAACGACTATGTCTACGTCATCATCCAGCCGCAGGGCTGGGAGCCGCTGATGCGCCTGTGCGGGCGCGAGGACCTCATCACCAACCCGGACTACGCCACGCCGGAAGCCCGCCTCAAGCACCTGGCCGACTGCTTCGCCGTGATCGAGAAATGGACGCGCGGCATCAGCAAGTTCGAGGTGATGGCAGCGCTCAACGAAGTGGATGTGCCGTGCGGCCCGATCCTGTCGATGAAGGACCTGATCGAAGACGAGTCGCTGTACCAGCGCGGCTACCTGGTCGAGCTCGAGCATCCGCAGCGCGGCAGCTACGTGCAGCTGGGCTGCCCGATCACGCTGTCGGCCTCGCCGGTGCAGGTGGAACGCTCGCCGCTGCTGGGCGAGCACACCGAGGAGATCCTCGAGTGGCTGGGCCGCACGCCCGCGCAGATCGCCGCGATGAAGCTGGCCGGCGCGGTATGAGGCTGGCCTGATGCGATGGCCGCCGTCATTCCCGCCAGCGCGGGAATGACGAGCGTGCCGCGCGGTCCTGCTTTCCCTCCCTTTCCAAGATTCCTGCAACCGTCATCGGCGCAGGCGGGGCCTCGCTTTGCCTGCGCAAGGAGCATGCTGTGCAAACCTGGATACGTTTTCGCCGCGCCGACGGCAGCATCGGCCATGGCCGCCTCGACGAGGCCAACCCCGACCGCGTCGTCGAATATGACGGCGACGGCTTCGACAATCCCCGTCCTACCGGCGCCGTGCATGACCGCGCCGCGCTGACCGTGGTCGCGCCGTGCGCGCCGGGCAAGGTGGTGGCGCTGTGGAACAACTTCCACGCGCTCGCGCGCAAGCTGGAAAAGCCGGTGCCGACGCACCCGCTGTTCCTGATCAAGCCGGCGACCTCGCTGGCCGGTCCCAACGACGCCGTGCAGCGCCCCAAGAGCTACGACGGCAAGATCGTCTACGAGGGCGAGCTGGGCATCGTCATCGGCAGGAAGGCGCGCAACGTGACGGTGGCGGAGGCCGGTGCCCATATCTTCGGCTACACCATCGTCAACGACGTGACCGCGGCCGAGCTGATCGCGGCCGATCCCAATTTCCCGCAATGGACCCGGGCCAAGGGCTTCGACACCTTCGGCT
The sequence above is a segment of the Cupriavidus sp. MP-37 genome. Coding sequences within it:
- a CDS encoding 2-dehydropantoate 2-reductase; this encodes MKVCIYGAGAIGGYVGAQLARAGAEVSFVARGPHLAAMQEHGVKLLIDGEERVAKVRCTSDPRELGHQDYVFITLKAHSVPGVVDQMQPLLGPDTAIVTGVNGIPYWYFYKHGGELAGRTLESVDPGGRQWQRLGPERAIGCVVYPAAEIVAPGVIKHVYGKKFPLGEPDGSRSARVTALSEMMMAADLDAPVRDNIRDEIWLKLWGNLCFNPISALTHATLDVITADPATRALSRQMMVEAQGIAERFGVKFRVDVERRIDGAGAVGAHKTSMLQDLEAGRAMEIDPLLTVVQEMGRLVGAPTPMCDAVLGLIKQRDAMAKLAA
- a CDS encoding GntR family transcriptional regulator — encoded protein: MSAQSQSIVQPNGLALSVQPINAGASLRDQAYAMLRQAIADADIYQSRDEIRLDERVLSEAMGVSRTPIREAMTLLEQEGFLRTVPRRGIYIMRKTKREIVEMIQMWAALESMAARLATENATDAEIAQLRSMFDSFRDSTPAEHIEEYSDANIAFHQAIVQLSKSQIIMDTIRNIFIHVRAIRKMTISQSDRAARSIVDHLRIIEALERRDTELAERLVRQHSLDLADYVEKHCDFLD
- the frc gene encoding formyl-CoA transferase — translated: METKALQGVRILDMTHVQAGPSATQLMAWLGADVIKVEMPGRGDITRSQLRDVPNADSLYFTMLNSNKRSLTLNMKTPEGKALLEDLIQRSDVLIENFGPGVLARAGFDWDHMQDLNPRLVYASIKGFGPGPYADCKAYENVAQCMGGSASTTGDADGVPTVTGAQIGDSGTGVHAVVGILAALLHREHTGRGQRVEVAMQDAVLNLCRVKLRDQQRLANGPLREYPNEEFGDHVPRAGNASGGGQPGAALRCAPGGPNDYVYVIIQPQGWEPLMRLCGREDLITNPDYATPEARLKHLADCFAVIEKWTRGISKFEVMAALNEVDVPCGPILSMKDLIEDESLYQRGYLVELEHPQRGSYVQLGCPITLSASPVQVERSPLLGEHTEEILEWLGRTPAQIAAMKLAGAV
- a CDS encoding fumarylacetoacetate hydrolase family protein; translated protein: MQTWIRFRRADGSIGHGRLDEANPDRVVEYDGDGFDNPRPTGAVHDRAALTVVAPCAPGKVVALWNNFHALARKLEKPVPTHPLFLIKPATSLAGPNDAVQRPKSYDGKIVYEGELGIVIGRKARNVTVAEAGAHIFGYTIVNDVTAAELIAADPNFPQWTRAKGFDTFGCIGPAIVTGFDWKAASVVTRLDGVERQNYPLSDMIFSPEEQVSRISQDLTLMPGDVIAVGTSLGVGSMKDGAVVEVSIAGIGSLVNHVRG